The following proteins come from a genomic window of Rhodoligotrophos sp. CJ14:
- a CDS encoding LapA family protein, which yields MKRILSWLLGIPVALIVIIVAVANRRPVVFSLDPFDMEQPWLSFELPLYVLLVATIILGMLIGGTSAWLSQGKWRKEARLQRQEVRRLETERDRSAVAASDQSVPVPRTTQVPAPLHPV from the coding sequence TTGAAGCGCATCCTTTCGTGGCTTTTGGGCATTCCCGTTGCCCTGATCGTCATTATTGTCGCCGTCGCGAACAGGCGGCCGGTGGTGTTCTCTCTGGATCCGTTCGATATGGAGCAGCCATGGCTCTCCTTCGAATTGCCGCTCTATGTGCTGCTGGTTGCCACCATTATCCTCGGCATGCTGATCGGGGGGACATCCGCCTGGCTCAGCCAGGGCAAGTGGCGAAAAGAGGCGAGGCTGCAACGGCAGGAGGTTCGCAGGCTGGAGACCGAGCGCGACCGCAGCGCGGTTGCTGCCTCTGATCAAAGCGTGCCCGTGCCACGCACCACCCAGGTGCCGGCTCCGCTTCATCCGGTCTAG
- the cmk gene encoding (d)CMP kinase translates to MVVALDGPAASGKGTLARKLAEAFNLAHLDTGALYRSVAVMVLRSGIPENDEDAVAATIAQMGAGSIPERELRSEAAGRIASVVAAMPKVRAALLAFQREFAASPPAGKEGAVLDGRDIGTVVCPQADVKFFVTASVEERARRRHAELQSRGESITYEAVLADLKDRDARDRSRAEAPLKQAEDAVLLDTTELDIEAAFRQAVDVIARRKGMGVSASPARP, encoded by the coding sequence CTGGTGGTGGCGTTGGATGGCCCGGCCGCCAGCGGTAAAGGCACGCTGGCCAGGAAGCTGGCAGAGGCCTTCAACCTCGCGCATCTCGATACTGGCGCCCTTTACCGATCCGTGGCGGTGATGGTGCTGCGCTCAGGCATTCCAGAAAATGATGAGGACGCTGTGGCCGCGACGATCGCCCAGATGGGCGCTGGGTCCATACCCGAGCGCGAGCTGCGCAGTGAAGCTGCCGGACGGATCGCCTCGGTGGTTGCGGCGATGCCAAAGGTGCGGGCGGCCCTGTTGGCCTTTCAGCGGGAATTTGCAGCATCTCCCCCTGCGGGGAAAGAAGGCGCGGTGCTCGATGGCCGGGATATCGGCACGGTGGTCTGCCCGCAGGCGGATGTGAAATTTTTCGTGACCGCCAGCGTGGAAGAAAGGGCAAGACGGCGTCATGCGGAGTTGCAATCGCGCGGGGAGAGCATAACATATGAGGCGGTTCTCGCGGATCTAAAAGACCGCGACGCGCGCGACCGCAGCCGAGCCGAGGCACCGCTGAAGCAAGCTGAGGACGCGGTCTTGCTGGACACGACGGAATTGGATATAGAAGCCGCGTTCAGGCAGGCCGTCGACGTCATCGCGCGGCGGAAAGGAATGGGTGTGTCGGCTAGCCCGGCGCGCCCTTGA
- the rpsA gene encoding 30S ribosomal protein S1: MTDATAASLHPSREDFEALLAESFGNTDFAEGSVVKGKVVSIENDFAVIDVGLKTEGRVPLKEFMTAGKEDQLSVGDEVEVYLERVENAMGEAVLSREKARREEAWVRLEKSFESNERVEGNIFGRVKGGFTVDLGGAVAFLPGSQVDIRPIRDIAPLMNIPQPFQILKMDKRRGNIVVSRRAVLEETRAEQRSELVQSLSEGQVVEGVVKNITDYGAFVDLGGIDGLLHVTDISWKRVNHPADVLSVGQTVKVQIIKINSETQRISLGMKQLDKDPWEGVEAKYPVGMKVKGTVTNITDYGAFVELEEGVEGLVHVSEMSWTKKNVHPGKILSTSQEVEVMVLEVDPNKRRISLGLKQCLANPWESFADRYPVGSTVEGEIKNITEFGLFIGLDGDVDGMVHLSDMDWNRSGEEAIQDYKKGDVVKAVVLDVDVEKERISLGFKQLQEDPIEASAAKGMKKGDVVTCEVIGVKEGGIDVRIADTDLTTFIRRADLSRDRSEQRPERFAVGDKVDARITNFEKASRRIAVSIKALEIAEEKAAVAQYGSSDSGASLGDILGAALNRAKQQAEDAAEDKDS; this comes from the coding sequence ATGACTGACGCAACTGCTGCTTCGCTCCACCCGTCGCGGGAAGACTTCGAAGCACTGCTCGCTGAGAGCTTTGGCAATACCGATTTTGCCGAAGGCAGCGTGGTCAAGGGCAAGGTCGTTTCGATCGAGAATGATTTCGCGGTCATCGACGTCGGCCTGAAGACCGAGGGGCGCGTGCCCCTGAAGGAGTTCATGACCGCCGGCAAGGAAGATCAGCTAAGCGTCGGAGACGAGGTCGAGGTCTATCTCGAGCGCGTCGAGAACGCCATGGGCGAGGCCGTGCTGTCGCGCGAGAAGGCGCGGCGCGAAGAGGCCTGGGTCCGGCTCGAGAAGTCCTTCGAGTCCAATGAGCGGGTCGAAGGCAATATCTTCGGTCGCGTGAAGGGTGGATTTACGGTGGATCTCGGCGGTGCCGTGGCGTTCCTGCCCGGCAGCCAGGTGGATATCCGGCCGATCCGCGACATCGCGCCCCTGATGAACATCCCGCAGCCGTTCCAGATCCTGAAGATGGACAAGCGCCGCGGCAATATCGTCGTGTCGCGCCGGGCCGTGCTCGAGGAAACCCGTGCCGAGCAGCGTTCGGAGCTGGTGCAGAGCCTGTCGGAAGGTCAAGTCGTGGAAGGTGTGGTCAAGAACATCACCGATTACGGCGCCTTCGTCGATCTCGGCGGTATCGACGGCCTCCTGCATGTCACCGACATCTCCTGGAAGCGCGTTAATCACCCTGCAGATGTCCTGTCGGTCGGCCAGACCGTCAAGGTGCAGATCATCAAGATCAATTCCGAGACCCAGCGCATCAGCCTCGGCATGAAGCAGCTGGACAAGGATCCGTGGGAGGGTGTCGAGGCCAAATATCCGGTCGGCATGAAGGTGAAGGGCACGGTGACGAATATCACCGACTATGGTGCCTTCGTGGAGCTGGAGGAGGGTGTCGAAGGCCTCGTCCATGTGTCCGAGATGAGCTGGACCAAGAAGAACGTCCATCCCGGCAAGATCCTGTCGACGAGCCAGGAAGTCGAGGTCATGGTGCTGGAGGTCGATCCCAACAAGCGCCGGATCTCACTCGGCCTCAAGCAGTGCCTGGCCAATCCGTGGGAATCGTTCGCGGACCGGTATCCGGTCGGCAGCACCGTCGAGGGCGAGATCAAGAACATCACCGAGTTCGGCCTGTTCATCGGGCTCGACGGCGATGTGGACGGCATGGTTCACCTGTCCGACATGGACTGGAACCGCTCCGGCGAGGAAGCGATCCAGGACTACAAGAAGGGCGATGTGGTCAAGGCCGTCGTGCTCGATGTGGATGTGGAGAAGGAGCGCATCTCGCTCGGCTTCAAGCAGCTGCAGGAAGATCCGATCGAGGCCTCTGCCGCAAAGGGCATGAAGAAGGGCGACGTGGTCACCTGTGAGGTGATCGGCGTGAAAGAGGGCGGCATCGACGTTCGCATTGCCGATACCGATCTTACGACCTTCATTCGCCGGGCCGATCTGTCCCGCGACCGTTCCGAGCAGCGGCCCGAGCGGTTTGCCGTCGGTGACAAGGTGGATGCCCGCATCACTAATTTCGAAAAGGCCAGCCGGCGTATCGCCGTCTCAATCAAGGCCCTCGAGATTGCCGAGGAGAAGGCTGCTGTGGCGCAGTACGGCTCCAGTGATTCGGGTGCGTCTCTCGGCGATATCCTGGGTGCTGCCCTCAACCGGGCGAAGCAACAGGCGGAAGACGCTGCCGAAGACAAGGACTCGTGA
- the sppA gene encoding signal peptide peptidase SppA translates to MDADILADRRRLKRRLSFWRVFAVLAVLGAILIAIIASAGTTEINKFQDHIARVRVSGVIADTDGYEKLLEDLRKNSRVKAVIIEVNSPGGTTAGSELLYKSIRELAGVKPVVTTMGTVAASGGYITAIAADHIVALGNTTTGSIGVILQWPEVTELLSKLGVSMNEIKSGPLKAEPSPFTPLRDDVRRVTQALVDDSFDWFVGLVAERRGMSIGDVRQIADGRVFTGRQAVVAGLADELGGEEEALNWLRTQRNISRDLEVVNWPVPDSSELGLGAQAARLLLSAIGLGDFFDTVEKTIQSERLSLDGLVSIWHPN, encoded by the coding sequence ATGGATGCTGACATTCTTGCTGATCGCCGCCGCCTCAAGCGGCGGCTTTCCTTCTGGAGAGTTTTCGCGGTTCTCGCCGTGCTCGGGGCGATACTCATCGCCATAATTGCCAGCGCGGGAACCACAGAAATCAACAAATTCCAAGATCATATCGCCCGCGTGCGGGTCTCGGGTGTCATCGCCGACACCGATGGATATGAGAAGCTTCTGGAAGACCTGCGGAAGAACAGCCGGGTCAAAGCCGTCATCATCGAGGTGAACAGCCCGGGCGGCACCACGGCGGGATCCGAACTCCTCTACAAATCCATTCGTGAACTGGCTGGCGTCAAGCCGGTGGTCACCACCATGGGGACTGTTGCCGCTTCCGGCGGCTATATTACCGCGATCGCAGCCGACCACATCGTGGCCTTGGGCAATACAACCACCGGATCGATCGGTGTCATTCTGCAATGGCCAGAGGTAACGGAGCTTCTGAGCAAGCTCGGGGTCTCGATGAACGAGATCAAGAGCGGTCCGCTCAAAGCAGAGCCATCCCCCTTCACACCCCTGCGCGACGACGTGCGGCGGGTAACTCAAGCGCTCGTCGATGACAGCTTCGACTGGTTCGTGGGGCTTGTCGCAGAACGGCGAGGCATGAGCATCGGCGATGTGCGCCAGATCGCGGATGGGCGCGTGTTTACCGGCCGCCAAGCTGTGGTGGCCGGCCTGGCCGATGAACTTGGCGGTGAAGAGGAGGCGCTGAACTGGCTGCGCACCCAGAGGAACATTTCCCGTGATCTGGAAGTGGTAAACTGGCCCGTGCCGGATTCGAGCGAGCTTGGCCTCGGTGCCCAGGCCGCGCGGCTGCTTCTAAGCGCGATCGGCCTAGGTGACTTTTTTGACACAGTTGAAAAAACTATTCAGTCAGAAAGACTTAGCCTTGACGGTCTTGTGTCCATTTGGCACCCTAACTGA
- a CDS encoding YifB family Mg chelatase-like AAA ATPase has product MTAHVSTVAFQGVEAVPVDVQVQMSSGFVGFTVVGLADKAVAESRERVRSALMAIGLALPPKRITVNLAPADLPKEGSHYDLPIALGLLAAMAVIPAEALTHYVVLGELSLDGSITAVAGTLPAAVSASAREQGVICPKDCGAEAAWAGDNLDILAPANLIQLVNHFKGTQMLSRPAIAYAEDCERLPDLRDIKGQESAKRALEVAAAGGHNMLMIGPPGAGKSMLAQRLPSILPPMSAREMLEVSMIASVAGELSGGRLGRRRPFRAPHHSASQAALVGGGLKARPGEMSLAHNGVLFLDELPEFQPRVLEALRQPLETGQAVVARANHHVTYPARFQLIAAMNPCRCGRAGEPGHTCARGPRCAADYQARLSGPLLDRIDIVLDVAAVQIADLSLPPPREGSAEIAKRVAQARAVQLARFTALDITHLATNAQADGDLLETICPLDNSSLTLLRDMAERIGLSARGYHRVLKLARTLADLDGTERIARPHIAEALGYRNELRMQRMAA; this is encoded by the coding sequence GTGACAGCGCATGTCAGCACCGTCGCGTTTCAGGGCGTGGAGGCCGTGCCCGTCGACGTACAGGTTCAGATGTCTTCGGGCTTCGTCGGTTTCACTGTGGTTGGCTTGGCCGACAAAGCCGTTGCAGAAAGCAGGGAACGGGTGCGCTCCGCCCTCATGGCGATAGGGCTCGCGCTCCCGCCAAAGCGCATTACCGTCAATCTGGCCCCGGCCGATCTGCCGAAGGAAGGCAGCCATTACGACCTCCCCATCGCCTTGGGGCTCTTGGCTGCGATGGCCGTGATCCCGGCCGAGGCGCTGACCCACTATGTGGTGCTTGGCGAGCTGTCTCTCGACGGCTCAATCACAGCGGTTGCAGGAACATTGCCGGCAGCCGTCTCAGCGAGTGCGCGCGAGCAAGGCGTCATTTGCCCGAAGGATTGCGGCGCCGAAGCGGCCTGGGCTGGCGACAATCTCGACATTTTGGCGCCCGCGAACCTGATTCAGCTCGTCAATCATTTCAAGGGCACGCAGATGCTGTCGCGTCCGGCGATTGCCTATGCTGAGGATTGCGAGCGCCTGCCGGACTTGCGCGACATCAAAGGACAGGAGAGCGCAAAACGCGCACTGGAGGTTGCGGCAGCCGGCGGCCATAACATGCTGATGATCGGACCGCCCGGTGCTGGCAAGTCCATGCTCGCCCAGCGCCTACCGTCCATTTTGCCGCCGATGAGCGCACGCGAGATGCTGGAGGTCAGCATGATCGCCTCGGTGGCCGGCGAGCTTTCCGGGGGCAGGCTCGGACGACGGCGACCGTTCCGCGCGCCGCATCATTCGGCAAGCCAGGCCGCGCTCGTGGGCGGAGGCCTGAAAGCTCGGCCAGGGGAGATGAGCTTGGCCCATAATGGTGTTCTGTTCCTGGATGAGTTGCCGGAATTCCAGCCCCGGGTGCTGGAGGCTCTGCGTCAGCCGCTCGAGACGGGTCAGGCGGTGGTCGCGCGCGCCAATCATCACGTGACCTATCCTGCCCGGTTCCAGCTCATTGCGGCCATGAATCCGTGCCGCTGTGGCCGCGCCGGCGAACCGGGTCACACCTGCGCCAGGGGGCCGCGCTGTGCAGCCGATTACCAGGCCCGCCTCTCTGGGCCGCTGCTTGACCGCATCGATATCGTGCTCGATGTGGCAGCAGTTCAGATTGCTGATCTGTCCCTGCCCCCGCCCCGCGAGGGTTCTGCGGAGATCGCCAAGCGGGTGGCCCAAGCCCGCGCCGTCCAGCTTGCGCGCTTTACCGCATTGGACATCACTCATCTCGCTACGAATGCGCAGGCCGATGGCGATCTCCTCGAAACCATCTGCCCACTCGACAATTCGAGCCTGACGCTTCTGCGCGACATGGCCGAACGGATCGGGCTCTCTGCTCGCGGATATCATCGCGTGCTGAAGCTTGCGCGCACCCTGGCAGACCTCGACGGCACGGAGCGGATTGCGCGTCCTCACATTGCAGAGGCGCT
- the ihfB gene encoding integration host factor subunit beta: MIKSELILHIAQQNPHLYQRDVERIINTILGEIRDALARGDRVELRGFGAFSVKERQPRVARNPRTGTPVDVGAKRVPYFKTGKELRDRLNGGSQDGEE; encoded by the coding sequence ATGATCAAGTCTGAGCTCATTCTGCACATAGCTCAGCAGAATCCCCACTTGTATCAGCGCGATGTCGAGCGGATCATCAATACGATCCTAGGGGAAATTCGCGACGCGCTCGCACGTGGGGATCGGGTGGAGCTCCGTGGCTTCGGCGCCTTCTCCGTCAAGGAAAGGCAGCCTCGTGTGGCGCGTAATCCGCGCACGGGAACGCCGGTGGATGTGGGTGCCAAGCGGGTGCCTTATTTCAAGACGGGCAAGGAGCTTCGCGACCGTTTGAATGGCGGCTCTCAAGACGGGGAAGAGTGA